One Edaphobacter lichenicola DNA window includes the following coding sequences:
- a CDS encoding DUF3300 domain-containing protein, whose translation MKKLAHALVNTLFVTALSASAFAQAPIERQPPQPLPDQQQAQPNQQDEQAYPQQYDPQQGDPQYQQQAGPPDQQQQGPPPTIAPQQLDQLVQRIALYPDPLLAQVLTASTFWNEIPDAATWAQQHNFMTGDSLAQAIQADNLPWDPSVLALLPFPNVLDMMARDPQWTGTLGNAVLGQRPDVMDAVQRQRLLAHDYGYLVPNAYDNVADNGGYLEIQPINPAYYYVPVYSPAIVFYRPRPGFIISTGIRFGPVVTIGPAFGVFGWYGAGFGWGGHTILIDHHPWTRTYYNRGVYVHPYSHPYVRPAAPRVESHTHYEEHGEQHGGDHHH comes from the coding sequence ATGAAAAAACTCGCCCACGCCCTGGTTAACACCTTGTTCGTAACTGCTCTGTCAGCGTCCGCATTCGCGCAAGCCCCCATCGAGCGCCAGCCACCACAGCCTCTCCCAGACCAGCAGCAGGCGCAGCCTAATCAGCAAGACGAACAAGCCTACCCTCAGCAATACGATCCGCAGCAGGGCGACCCCCAGTATCAGCAACAGGCCGGCCCTCCCGACCAGCAGCAACAAGGCCCGCCGCCCACCATCGCGCCACAGCAACTCGACCAGCTAGTCCAGCGCATCGCCCTCTATCCCGACCCGCTCCTCGCGCAGGTCCTCACCGCCTCCACCTTCTGGAACGAGATCCCCGACGCCGCCACCTGGGCCCAGCAACACAACTTCATGACCGGCGATTCCCTCGCCCAGGCCATTCAGGCCGATAACCTCCCCTGGGACCCCAGCGTCCTCGCCCTTCTCCCCTTCCCGAACGTCCTCGACATGATGGCTCGCGACCCCCAGTGGACCGGCACCCTCGGCAACGCCGTCCTCGGCCAGCGCCCCGACGTCATGGACGCCGTCCAACGCCAGCGCCTCCTAGCTCACGACTACGGCTACCTCGTCCCCAACGCCTACGACAACGTCGCAGACAACGGCGGCTACCTTGAGATCCAGCCCATCAACCCCGCCTACTACTACGTCCCCGTCTACAGCCCGGCTATCGTCTTCTATCGTCCACGCCCCGGCTTCATCATCAGCACAGGAATCCGCTTCGGCCCCGTCGTCACCATCGGCCCGGCCTTCGGCGTCTTCGGCTGGTACGGCGCTGGCTTTGGCTGGGGAGGCCACACCATCCTCATCGACCACCACCCCTGGACACGCACCTACTACAACCGCGGCGTCTACGTTCACCCCTACTCCCATCCCTACGTGCGCCCAGCCGCCCCTCGCGTAGAGAGTCACACCCACTACGAAGAGCACGGCGAACAACACGGCGGCGACCACCACCACTAA